A DNA window from Cutaneotrichosporon cavernicola HIS019 DNA, chromosome: 2 contains the following coding sequences:
- the PRP46 gene encoding uncharacterized protein (WD domain, G-beta repeat): MTDTAQPEAGPSSLGALPPLSDLVKRGAKRTRLVYGPYNLDDGLERAAKAKLATKLATEYRDVQTLPAVLAGAGAGPKQPAQPANPATAGPGVKLIAGPEAPEASSVDAGAGAAGGQGAPRSLVKFRHQQGFGAEGGAASSRLSQALMRKKEAREVKPVYHPQWKLSKVISGHMGWVRAVAVDPGNKWFATGAGDRVIKIWDLASGELKLSLTGHISTIRGLAVSDRHPYLFSCGEDKMVKCWDLETNKVIRHYHGHFSGVYTLDVHPTLDILATGGRDASVRVWDMRSRANIFTLTGHKSTVASLKCQASDPQIISGSMDSTVRLWDLAAGKSMTTLTHHKKAVRAVTLHPSEYSFATGSSGSSNIKKWKCPEGSFVHNFTGHDAIINTLAVNDEGVLFSGGDNGTLTMWDYATGLPFQHLQDIPQPGSLDAEAGVFCSAFDQTGTRLITGGADKTIKIYSELA, encoded by the exons ATGACCGATACTGCGCAGCCAGAAGCCGGCCCATCCAGCCTGGGTgctctcccacccctctCGGACCTGGTCAAGCGTGGTGCCAAGCGCACTCGTCTAGTCTACGGGCCGTacaacctcgacgacggcctcgagcgcgcagcGAAAGCCAAGCTCGCGACCAAGCTCGCAACAGAGTACCGGGACGTTCAGACACTTCCTGCAGTTCTGGCGGGTGCGGGCGCGGGGCCGAAGCAGCCCGCGCAACCCGCTAATCCTGCCACTGCCGGGCCCGGCGTCAAGCTTATTGCGGGCCCAGAAGCACCAGAAGCATCGTCCGTGGATGCTGGTGCGGGTGCTGCCGGTGGCCAGGGGGCACCTCGGTCCCTCGTCAAGTTCCGGCACCAGCAGGGCTTCGGTGCCGAGGGAGGCGCTGCGTCGTCCCGCCTCTCGCAGGCTCTCATgcgcaagaaggaggcgcgTGAGGTCAAGCCCGTGTACCATCCGCAGTGGAAGTTGTCAAAGGTCATCTCGGGACATATGGGATGGGTGCGGGCGGTGGCAGTCGATCCCGGGAACAAGTGGTTTGCGACGGGTGCCGGCGATCGTGTTATCAAG ATCTGGGACCTGGCCAgcggcgagctcaagctctcGCTCACAGGCCATATCTCGACGAtccgcggcctcgccgTGTCTGACCGGCACCCGTACCTGTTCTCAtgcggcgaggacaagatgGTCAAGTGCTGGGATCTCGAGACGAACAAGGTCATCCGGCACTACCACGGCCACTTTTCCGGCGTGTACACCCTCGACGTGCACCCGACGCTGGACATTCTCGCGACGGGTGGTCGTGACGCAAGTGTTCGCGTGTGGGACATGCGTTCGCGTGCAAACATCTTCACGCTCACGGGGCACAAGTCCACAGTCGCAAGCTTAAAGTGTCAGGCGAGTGACCCGCAGATCATCTCGGGATCGATGGACAGCACTGTGCGGCTGTGGGACCTGGCCGCGGGGAAGAGCATGACGACGCTCACGCACCACAAGAAGGCTGTGCGCGCCGTCACCCTCCACCCGTCTGAGTACTCGTTCGCAACCGGTTCGAGTGGGAGCAGCAA CATCAAAAAGTGGAAGTGTCCCGAGGGCTCGTTTGTGCACAACTTTACTGGACACGACGCGATCATCAACACGCTCGCTGtcaacgacgagggcgtgcTCTTCTCGGGCGGCGATAACGGAACGCTCACAATGTGGGACTATGCGACGGGCCTTCCATTCCAGCACCTCCAGGACATTCCGCAGCCGGGTTCGCTggatgccgaggcg ggcGTCTTCTGCTCGGCATTCGACCAGACGGGCACGCGTCTGATCACGGGTGGCGCGGACAAGACCATCAAGATTTACAGCGAGCTGGCGTGA
- a CDS encoding uncharacterized protein (Dihydrodipicolinate synthetase family) — MVAPNGNGQHQRVLRAGVWAPIPAFMNDNEELDIPTFQSHVVALAQVGMQPVVNGSMGEAHHLTAEERTTLIRAAREALDAAGLHDTVIIGGTGGNSTRATIALCKSAADAGADVAIVIPPGYFAGALSKAAIKQFFADVATASPIPVMIYNYPGAAGGLDIDSDTVVEIARENPNICGVKLTCGAVGKLTRIAGGTQPSALSKFPRAAAVAPEFVTLGGFADFLLPTVGAGRAHGAIMGLANIYPRSIVKLMTLALKEQKDEITKEEKQEALHLQDLCAGADAAFARAGIAGTKWWLKQHSGVPCARVRRPILETSEEAGKALKADAAIQAFWEVEQALAK; from the exons ATGGTCGCACCTAACGGAAACGGACAGCACCAGCGCGTGCTCCGCGCGGGGGTTTGGGCACCGATCCCGGCGTTTATGAACGACAAcgaggagcttg acaTCCCCACCTTCCAGTcccacgtcgtcgcgctcgcgcaggtcgGCATGCAGCCTGTCGTTAACGGGAGCATGGGCGAGGCGCACCACCTCACTGCTGAGGAGCGGACGACCCTCATccgcgcggcgcgtgaGGCGCTCGATGCCGCGGGGCTGCATGACACTGTCATTATTGGTGGGAC cggcggcaaCTCGACCCGCGCGACCATCGCCCTCTGCAAgtcggccgccgacgccggtgccgacgtcgccatTGTTATCCCCCCTGGATACTTTGCTGGCGCCCTCTCCAAGGCTGCCATCAAGCAGTTcttcgccgacgtcgcTACGGCCTCTCCCATCCCTGTCATGATCTACAACTACCCCGGCGCAGCTGGCGGTCTCGACATTGACAGCGACACTGTGGTCGAGATTGCGCGCGAGAACCCCAACATCTGTGGTGTCAAGCTCACCTGCGGTGCGGTCGGCAAGCTCACCCGCATCGCTGGCGGCACTCAGCCCTCTGCCCTATCCAAATTCCCCCGTgctgccgccgtcgccccCGAGTTCGTCACCCTCGGTGGCTTTGccgacttcctcctccccactGTCGGCGCTGGGCGTGCCCACGGCGCAATCATGGGCTTGGCCAACATCTACCCCCGGTCCATTGTCAAGCTGATGaccctcgccctcaaggagcagaaggacgagatcaccaaggaggagaagcaggAGGCTCTTCACCTGCAGGACCTCTGTGCTGGGGCCGACGCGGCGTTCGCTCGCGCCGGCATCGCCGGTACCAAGTGGTGGCTCAAGCAGCACTCTGGGGTTCcgtgcgcgcgcgtccgccgccccatcctcgagacgagtgaggaggccggcaaggcgctcaaggccgacgcAGCGATCCAGGCGTTCtgggaggtcgagcaggcgcTCGCAAAGTAA